The following proteins are encoded in a genomic region of Catellatospora sp. TT07R-123:
- a CDS encoding long-chain fatty acid--CoA ligase: MRQFSQAPVVTIGDTARLTDPVWANAAEVPQLVQFSRRTAGGWDDVTCAQFHAEVVATARGLVAAGVNPGDRVALMSKTRYEWTLIDYAIWAAGAVTVPIYETSSTEQVQWILADSGAVGCFAETAAHEALVREAAPGLGRVWRIEGGDLPTLVSLGGDVDVQEIEKRRSGGSVDDPATIVYTSGTTGRPKGCVLTHRNMLSDIGNAIPALDVLFAPGASTVLFLPLAHAFARLLQLGVVQGRVKTSHTADTRNLVEDLGAFQPTFLLSVPRVFEKVFNSARQKAQAGGKGGVFDRAEAVAIAYSRALDAPGGPGLGLRLKHKVFDRLVYTRLRAALGGRCHSAISGGAPLGERLGHFFRGAGLRVLEGYGLTETSPAITFNRADAQKIGTVGKPLPGVTIAIAEDGEILARGEVIFREYWNNPAATAEAVDADGWFHTGDLGSLDEDGFLSITGRKKEIIVTAGGKNVAPAVLEDRVRAHPLVSQCMVVGDRQPFIGALITVDPEALPGWLAERGRPDTPVSQLCDDPDLRAEIQLAVAEANRAVSAAEAVKVFRILPRDFTEATGELTPSLKVKRAVVMKEYADEIDAIYHR, from the coding sequence GTGCGGCAGTTCTCGCAGGCCCCGGTGGTGACGATCGGCGACACCGCGCGCCTGACCGATCCGGTCTGGGCCAACGCGGCCGAGGTGCCGCAGCTCGTCCAGTTCTCCCGGCGCACCGCCGGCGGCTGGGACGACGTCACCTGCGCCCAGTTCCACGCCGAGGTCGTCGCCACCGCCCGCGGCCTGGTCGCGGCCGGGGTGAACCCCGGCGACCGGGTCGCCCTGATGAGCAAGACGCGATACGAGTGGACCCTGATCGACTACGCGATCTGGGCCGCCGGCGCGGTCACCGTGCCCATCTACGAGACCTCCAGCACCGAGCAGGTGCAGTGGATCCTGGCCGACTCGGGCGCGGTCGGCTGCTTCGCCGAGACCGCCGCGCACGAGGCCCTCGTCCGCGAGGCCGCCCCCGGCCTGGGCCGGGTGTGGCGGATCGAGGGCGGCGACCTGCCCACCCTGGTCAGCCTCGGTGGCGACGTCGACGTCCAGGAGATCGAGAAGCGCCGCAGCGGCGGCAGCGTCGACGACCCGGCGACCATCGTCTACACCTCCGGCACCACCGGCCGCCCCAAGGGCTGCGTGCTGACGCACCGCAACATGCTCTCCGACATCGGCAACGCCATCCCGGCGCTGGACGTGCTGTTCGCCCCCGGCGCCTCGACCGTGCTGTTCCTGCCGCTGGCGCACGCCTTCGCCCGGCTGCTCCAGCTGGGCGTGGTGCAGGGCCGGGTGAAGACCTCGCACACCGCCGACACCCGCAACCTGGTCGAGGACCTGGGCGCGTTCCAGCCGACGTTCCTGCTGAGCGTGCCGCGGGTGTTCGAGAAGGTGTTCAACAGCGCACGGCAGAAGGCGCAGGCCGGCGGCAAGGGCGGCGTGTTCGACCGGGCCGAGGCGGTCGCGATCGCGTACAGCCGGGCGCTGGACGCCCCCGGCGGGCCGGGCCTGGGCCTGCGCCTGAAGCACAAGGTCTTCGACCGGCTCGTCTACACCAGGCTGCGCGCCGCCCTGGGCGGCCGCTGCCACAGCGCCATCTCCGGCGGCGCCCCGCTGGGCGAGCGGCTGGGCCACTTCTTCCGGGGTGCGGGCCTGCGGGTGCTGGAGGGCTACGGCCTGACCGAGACCTCCCCCGCGATCACGTTCAACCGCGCCGACGCCCAGAAGATCGGCACCGTCGGCAAGCCGCTGCCCGGCGTCACCATCGCCATCGCCGAGGACGGCGAGATCCTGGCCCGCGGTGAGGTGATCTTCCGGGAGTACTGGAACAACCCCGCCGCCACCGCCGAGGCGGTCGACGCCGACGGCTGGTTCCACACCGGTGACCTGGGCTCCCTGGACGAGGACGGGTTCCTCAGCATCACCGGGCGCAAGAAGGAGATCATCGTGACCGCGGGCGGCAAGAACGTCGCCCCGGCCGTGCTGGAGGACCGGGTGCGGGCGCACCCGCTGGTCAGCCAGTGCATGGTGGTCGGCGACCGGCAGCCGTTCATCGGCGCGCTGATCACCGTCGACCCGGAGGCGCTGCCCGGCTGGCTGGCCGAGCGCGGCCGCCCGGACACGCCCGTTTCGCAACTGTGCGACGACCCCGACCTGCGCGCGGAGATCCAACTGGCGGTGGCCGAAGCCAACCGCGCCGTGTCGGCGGCCGAAGCCGTTAAGGTGTTTCGCATTCTGCCCCGTGACTTCACCGAGGCCACCGGTGAGCTGACCCCGTCGCTGAAGGTCAAGCGCGCGGTCGTGATGAAGGAGTACGCGGACGAGATCGATGCCATCTACCACCGCTGA
- a CDS encoding histidine kinase, whose product MPSTTADRRPLLRRIPASQITAIAVRGIMLALVTVLILAATRDVAELRWVVLLVLAGLPAVLAPRHRFAAPLGRFAEVILVGLGASAVALAADQAGTVTDGVGAAALLPYLAVPITAAMLQNRPLESAGLLGVATLTLTAAGWFTMTPEGTRQLASVGYLAMCAQWLILAAIGTITTGAMQRAALARRAPQPYAEATRLLTQLRQVARQLPGATLDPGSIAEHLLEELRPLGRPQRAAVFAASGAGRLVVLAQFGVEADDQSTRAAWETSLDSDTAVADAWASQQAQVSGRTQLRSREENGPVSALVVPLVAGVRTVGLVALERDGTNGYPQALTGRIVNAATPAALRLEAALLFEEVRSIATNEERQRLAREIHDGVAQELVMIGYGVDNAQATLPEGTEETAAELRVLRAEITRVITELRLSLFELRSEVDRHGGLTAAIAEFARISGNQAGLKVNLSLDEAGRLPASIESELLRIAQEAITNARKHANAANLWVTCTVDPPYGLIEVSDDGRGIPDERTDGRYGLAIMAERAERIRGRLEIRPRDPVGTTVAVVVGGSPRQDAKATR is encoded by the coding sequence ATGCCATCTACCACCGCTGACCGCAGACCCCTGCTGCGCCGCATCCCCGCCTCGCAGATAACCGCGATCGCCGTACGCGGCATCATGCTCGCGCTGGTCACCGTGCTCATCCTGGCCGCCACGCGCGACGTCGCGGAGCTGCGCTGGGTCGTGCTGCTGGTGCTGGCCGGGCTGCCCGCCGTGCTCGCGCCCCGGCACCGCTTCGCCGCGCCGCTGGGCCGCTTCGCCGAGGTCATCCTCGTCGGGCTGGGCGCCAGCGCCGTCGCGCTCGCCGCCGACCAGGCCGGCACGGTCACCGACGGCGTCGGCGCGGCCGCGCTGCTGCCGTACCTGGCCGTGCCGATCACCGCGGCGATGCTGCAGAACCGGCCGCTGGAGTCGGCCGGGCTGCTCGGCGTCGCGACGCTGACGCTGACCGCCGCGGGCTGGTTCACGATGACCCCCGAGGGCACCCGCCAGCTGGCCAGCGTCGGCTACCTCGCCATGTGCGCGCAGTGGCTGATCCTGGCCGCCATCGGCACCATCACGACCGGGGCGATGCAGCGCGCCGCCCTGGCCCGCCGCGCGCCCCAGCCGTATGCCGAGGCGACCCGGCTGCTGACCCAGCTGCGCCAGGTGGCCCGGCAGCTGCCCGGCGCCACCCTGGACCCCGGCAGCATCGCCGAGCACCTGCTGGAGGAGCTGCGCCCGCTGGGCCGCCCGCAGCGGGCCGCGGTCTTCGCCGCCAGCGGCGCGGGCCGCCTGGTGGTGCTGGCCCAGTTCGGCGTCGAGGCCGACGACCAGTCGACCCGGGCCGCCTGGGAGACCAGCCTCGACTCAGACACGGCCGTGGCCGACGCCTGGGCCAGCCAGCAGGCGCAGGTCTCCGGGCGCACCCAGCTGCGCTCGCGCGAGGAGAACGGGCCGGTGTCGGCCCTGGTGGTGCCGCTGGTCGCGGGCGTACGCACGGTCGGCCTGGTGGCGCTGGAGCGCGACGGGACCAACGGCTACCCGCAGGCCCTGACCGGCCGGATCGTGAACGCGGCGACCCCGGCCGCGCTGCGGCTGGAGGCGGCGCTGCTGTTCGAGGAGGTCCGCTCGATCGCCACGAACGAGGAGCGGCAGCGGCTGGCCCGCGAGATCCACGACGGCGTCGCCCAAGAGCTCGTGATGATCGGGTACGGCGTGGACAACGCCCAGGCCACGCTGCCCGAGGGCACCGAGGAGACCGCCGCGGAGCTGCGCGTGCTGCGCGCCGAGATCACCCGGGTGATCACCGAGCTGCGGCTGAGCCTGTTCGAGCTGCGCAGCGAGGTGGACCGGCACGGCGGCCTGACCGCCGCGATCGCCGAGTTCGCCCGGATCTCGGGCAACCAGGCGGGCCTGAAGGTGAATCTGTCTCTGGACGAGGCCGGGCGCCTGCCCGCCTCGATCGAGTCGGAACTGCTGCGCATCGCGCAGGAGGCCATCACCAACGCGCGCAAGCACGCCAACGCCGCCAACCTGTGGGTGACCTGCACCGTCGACCCGCCGTACGGCCTGATCGAGGTGTCCGACGACGGCCGCGGCATCCCTGACGAGCGCACGGACGGGCGCTACGGTCTTGCGATCATGGCGGAGAGGGCGGAACGTATCCGTGGCCGGCTCGAAATTCGACCTCGGGACCCGGTCGGGACCACGGTTGCCGTGGTCGTGGGCGGTTCCCCTCGACAGGATGCCAAGGCGACGCGATAA
- a CDS encoding diadenosine tetraphosphate hydrolase, with translation MGRHAQSSGDDLLLTDWRSDRLGAARRGDNPLVMAKLNSGYAVFGDTQHLPGYCVLLSDVDGADHLTDLTRAQRTAFLDDMGLLGEAVFAACNGFDPAFRRLNYEILGNSLHQLHAHIHPRYSWEAREFRDGPVWRYPNEVRLSEDNDTLVSARAEEFDHLREAITAELARLV, from the coding sequence ATGGGCCGGCACGCGCAGTCCAGCGGTGACGACCTGCTGCTCACCGACTGGCGCTCGGACCGGCTGGGCGCGGCCCGGCGGGGAGACAACCCGCTGGTCATGGCCAAGCTCAACAGCGGCTACGCGGTCTTCGGCGACACGCAGCACCTCCCGGGGTACTGCGTGCTGCTGTCGGACGTCGACGGGGCCGACCACCTCACCGATCTCACCCGCGCCCAGCGCACCGCGTTCCTGGACGACATGGGGCTGCTCGGCGAGGCGGTCTTCGCCGCGTGCAACGGGTTCGACCCGGCGTTCCGGCGGCTCAACTACGAGATCCTCGGCAACTCGCTGCACCAGCTGCACGCCCACATCCACCCGCGCTACTCGTGGGAGGCCCGGGAGTTCCGCGACGGCCCGGTGTGGCGCTACCCGAACGAGGTACGCCTTTCGGAGGACAACGACACCCTCGTGTCCGCCCGGGCCGAGGAGTTCGACCACCTCCGCGAGGCGATCACGGCGGAGCTCGCCCGCCTCGTGTGA
- a CDS encoding glutamate--cysteine ligase, with product MGSDVKQHVYTRADRARYRRKVRTCLDVFALMLGESQFDFDRPLSGLEVEFNLVDDLGQPAMRNADVLAAIGDPNFVTELAQFNVEINVPPRELAGAGLDVFETDVRAMVNAADGKAHTVGAHLVMIGILPTLRLEHLVKENLSANPRYALIDEQVFAARGEDVAIRIDGENPLSVTADSITPEAACTSAQLHLQVSPAQFGAYWNAAQAIAGAQLAVAANSPFLFGHQLWHETRIPLFKQATDTRPEELKSQGVRPRVWFGERWITSVFDLFEENVRYFPALLPECAEDDPAQVLASGDVPELAELRLHNGTIYRWNRPVYDVSDGLPHLRVENRVLPAGPTVADIMANAAFWFGLVRTLAEGGLPVWSRMPFSAADENFYTGARQGIDAHLFWPDLGYLTATELVLRKLLGLAHQGLDSWGVAPATRDRLLGIIEQRCLRKRNGASWQIETVRALEANGVARPDALNRMFAAYREHMQANLPVHEWPVAA from the coding sequence ATGGGCAGCGACGTCAAGCAGCACGTGTACACCCGTGCCGATCGGGCGCGCTACCGGCGCAAGGTGCGCACCTGCCTGGATGTTTTCGCCCTGATGCTCGGGGAGTCCCAGTTCGACTTCGACCGTCCGCTCAGCGGGCTGGAGGTCGAGTTCAACCTGGTCGACGACCTGGGGCAGCCCGCGATGCGCAACGCCGACGTGCTGGCCGCCATCGGGGACCCGAACTTCGTGACCGAGCTGGCCCAGTTCAACGTCGAGATCAACGTGCCGCCGCGCGAGCTGGCGGGGGCCGGCCTCGACGTCTTCGAGACCGACGTCCGGGCGATGGTCAACGCCGCCGACGGCAAGGCGCACACCGTGGGCGCCCACCTGGTCATGATCGGCATCCTGCCGACGCTGCGGCTGGAGCACCTGGTCAAGGAGAACCTGTCCGCCAACCCGCGCTACGCGCTCATCGACGAGCAGGTGTTCGCGGCGCGGGGCGAGGACGTCGCCATCCGCATCGACGGGGAGAACCCACTGTCGGTCACCGCCGACAGCATCACCCCCGAGGCCGCCTGCACCAGCGCCCAGCTGCACCTACAGGTCAGCCCGGCCCAGTTCGGGGCGTACTGGAACGCGGCCCAGGCCATCGCCGGGGCGCAGCTGGCCGTGGCCGCCAACTCGCCGTTCCTGTTCGGGCACCAGCTGTGGCACGAGACCCGCATCCCGCTGTTCAAGCAGGCCACCGACACCCGCCCCGAGGAGCTCAAGTCCCAGGGCGTACGGCCGCGCGTCTGGTTCGGCGAGCGCTGGATCACCTCGGTGTTCGACCTGTTCGAGGAGAACGTGCGCTACTTCCCGGCGCTGCTGCCCGAGTGCGCCGAGGACGACCCCGCCCAGGTGCTGGCCTCCGGCGACGTGCCGGAGCTGGCCGAGCTGCGGCTGCACAACGGCACCATCTACCGCTGGAACCGGCCGGTCTACGACGTCTCCGACGGCCTGCCCCACCTGCGGGTGGAGAACCGGGTGCTGCCCGCCGGGCCGACCGTCGCCGACATCATGGCCAACGCGGCGTTCTGGTTCGGGCTGGTGCGCACCCTGGCCGAGGGCGGCCTGCCGGTGTGGTCGCGGATGCCGTTCAGCGCCGCCGACGAGAACTTCTACACCGGGGCCCGGCAAGGCATCGACGCGCACCTGTTCTGGCCCGACCTGGGCTACCTGACCGCCACCGAGCTGGTGCTGCGCAAGCTGCTCGGCCTGGCCCACCAGGGCCTGGACAGCTGGGGCGTCGCCCCGGCCACCCGGGACCGGCTGCTGGGCATCATCGAGCAGCGCTGCCTGCGCAAGCGCAACGGCGCCTCCTGGCAGATCGAGACGGTACGGGCGCTGGAGGCGAACGGGGTGGCCCGGCCCGACGCGCTCAACCGCATGTTCGCGGCGTACCGGGAGCACATGCAGGCCAACCTGCCCGTGCACGAGTGGCCGGTCGCGGCCTAG
- a CDS encoding glycosyltransferase family 4 protein, translating into MRTLLVTNDFPPRPGGIQQFLHNLALRQPGGELVVYASTWRDPAPFDAEQPYPVIRERTGVLLPTPQVARRAAEIARAEGCDRVWFGAAAPLGLLAQGLSKRAGVERAVGVTHGHEIGWAALPGARSALRRIADGCDVLTYLGEYQRTRLARALGERTELRRLAPGVDAAAYHPDVDGSAVRARHGLAGRPVIVCVSRLVPRKGQDTLVRALPLVRRAVPDAALLLVGGGPHRPTVQRLARELDVADHVVLTGSVPWRELPEHYAAGDVFAMPCRTRSGGLDVEGLGIVYLEASATGLPVVAGDSGGAPDAVREGETGFVVGGRDVAALAARLVELLADDALRAKMGAAGRSWVEQEWGWDLQAARLRELLAGN; encoded by the coding sequence ATGCGTACGCTGCTGGTGACCAACGACTTCCCGCCCCGCCCCGGCGGCATCCAGCAGTTCCTGCACAACCTCGCGCTGCGCCAGCCCGGCGGCGAGCTCGTCGTCTACGCCTCCACCTGGCGCGACCCGGCCCCCTTCGACGCCGAGCAGCCCTACCCGGTGATCCGCGAGCGCACCGGCGTGCTGCTGCCCACCCCGCAGGTGGCCCGGCGTGCGGCGGAGATCGCCCGCGCCGAGGGCTGCGACCGGGTCTGGTTCGGCGCCGCCGCCCCGCTCGGCCTGCTGGCCCAGGGCCTGAGCAAGCGGGCCGGGGTTGAGCGCGCGGTCGGCGTCACCCACGGCCACGAGATCGGCTGGGCGGCGCTGCCCGGGGCGCGCAGCGCCCTGCGGCGCATCGCCGACGGCTGCGACGTGCTCACCTACCTGGGCGAATACCAGCGGACCCGGCTGGCGCGGGCGCTGGGGGAGCGCACCGAGCTGCGGCGGCTGGCACCGGGCGTGGACGCGGCCGCGTACCACCCGGACGTGGACGGCTCGGCGGTGCGGGCCCGGCACGGGCTGGCCGGGCGGCCGGTGATCGTGTGCGTGTCCCGGCTGGTGCCGCGCAAGGGCCAGGACACGCTGGTACGGGCCCTGCCGCTGGTCCGCCGCGCCGTCCCCGACGCGGCCCTGCTGCTGGTCGGCGGCGGCCCGCACCGGCCGACGGTGCAGCGGCTGGCCCGCGAGCTGGACGTCGCCGACCACGTGGTGCTGACCGGCTCGGTGCCGTGGCGGGAGCTGCCCGAGCACTACGCGGCCGGGGACGTGTTCGCGATGCCGTGCCGCACCCGCAGCGGGGGCCTGGACGTCGAGGGCCTGGGCATCGTCTACCTGGAGGCGTCGGCGACCGGGCTGCCGGTGGTGGCCGGCGACTCCGGCGGGGCGCCCGACGCCGTGCGCGAGGGCGAGACCGGGTTCGTGGTCGGCGGCCGGGACGTGGCGGCGCTGGCCGCGCGCCTGGTCGAGCTGCTGGCCGACGACGCGCTGCGGGCGAAGATGGGCGCGGCCGGCCGCTCCTGGGTCGAGCAGGAGTGGGGCTGGGACCTCCAGGCCGCGCGCCTGCGCGAGCTGCTGGCCGGCAACTGA
- a CDS encoding M48 family metallopeptidase produces MSSRGWAWVSFVVLGIALVVVAAVLVPWHRPPAPRADQLDALAQLPADRVARARALRGETRLISYPSMLLGLVVALLLGLTPLGAKIVDLVPGPWLAKVLVGGLLVLLVSDLVTLPFAAWAHTVSVRYGLSTQSWGPWAVDQLKGYGVGAVIGAIALLGFFSLTRLAPNWWWAWAAAGAAGLVVLLSFVYPVLVEPVFNKFTPMEPSPLRTELMELAQRDGVPVRDVLVADASRRTTAVNAYVSGIGPTRRIVVYDTLLREAPPEEIVSVAAHELGHAKDADVVIGTVIGALGAALAVIGLFLLGGWSWLLQRAGVASIGEPRAIGLLLAVVTVVGLFAGPVQSYVSRLIEARADEHALRLTDDPAAFERMQQRLSLVNLSDPDPPAWEQTLFGSHPTTVERIAAARAYARGER; encoded by the coding sequence GTGAGCAGTCGTGGCTGGGCGTGGGTGTCGTTCGTCGTGCTCGGGATCGCGCTGGTCGTGGTCGCGGCGGTGCTGGTGCCGTGGCACCGGCCGCCCGCGCCGCGCGCCGACCAGCTCGACGCGCTGGCGCAGCTGCCCGCCGACCGGGTGGCGCGGGCCAGGGCGCTGCGGGGCGAGACGCGGCTGATCTCGTACCCGAGCATGCTTCTCGGCCTGGTCGTGGCGCTGCTGCTGGGGCTGACGCCGCTCGGGGCGAAGATCGTCGACCTGGTCCCCGGGCCGTGGCTGGCCAAGGTGCTCGTCGGCGGCCTGCTGGTGCTGCTCGTGTCCGACCTGGTCACCCTGCCGTTCGCGGCGTGGGCGCACACCGTGTCGGTCCGCTACGGACTGTCCACCCAGAGCTGGGGGCCGTGGGCGGTCGACCAGCTCAAGGGGTACGGCGTCGGCGCGGTGATCGGCGCGATCGCCCTGCTCGGCTTCTTCAGCCTGACCCGGCTGGCCCCGAACTGGTGGTGGGCCTGGGCCGCCGCCGGCGCCGCCGGGCTGGTGGTGCTGCTCAGCTTCGTCTACCCGGTGCTGGTCGAGCCGGTCTTCAACAAGTTCACCCCGATGGAGCCCAGCCCGCTGCGCACCGAGCTGATGGAGCTGGCCCAGCGGGACGGGGTGCCCGTGCGTGACGTGCTGGTCGCCGACGCCTCCCGGCGCACCACCGCCGTCAACGCGTACGTCAGCGGCATCGGGCCGACCCGGCGCATCGTCGTGTACGACACGCTGCTGCGCGAGGCGCCGCCGGAGGAGATCGTCTCCGTGGCCGCGCACGAGCTGGGCCACGCCAAGGACGCCGACGTGGTCATCGGGACGGTGATCGGCGCGCTGGGCGCGGCGCTGGCGGTGATCGGGCTGTTCCTGCTCGGCGGCTGGTCCTGGCTGCTGCAACGGGCCGGGGTGGCCTCGATCGGGGAGCCGCGCGCGATCGGGCTGCTGCTGGCGGTGGTGACGGTGGTCGGGCTGTTCGCGGGGCCGGTGCAGTCGTACGTGTCGCGGCTGATCGAGGCGCGCGCCGACGAGCACGCGCTGCGGCTGACCGACGACCCCGCCGCGTTCGAGCGGATGCAGCAGCGGCTGTCCCTGGTCAACCTGAGCGACCCCGACCCGCCGGCCTGGGAGCAGACCCTCTTCGGCAGCCACCCGACCACGGTCGAGCGCATCGCCGCCGCCCGCGCCTACGCCCGAGGCGAGCGCTAG
- a CDS encoding response regulator transcription factor, producing MTTSTVPTGRTKVLLVDDHDLIRKGLRHAFERDRQFEVVGEASTAAEAVRQAGALHPDVVIMDLRLPDGSGLEATRTLRKSSATMGIVVLTMYAGDDQLFGALEAGASAFVPKTAPADEVVAAARHAASAPSAFTAADLAEAMKRRLTPSGPQLSPREGQVLKLLAEGMSVSGIAKQLFVSESTAKTHISKLYEKLGAANRAQALMTALRLGLLQAPDAPNLS from the coding sequence ATGACTACCAGCACTGTGCCGACGGGCCGTACCAAGGTCCTGCTCGTCGACGACCACGACCTGATCCGCAAGGGTCTGCGGCACGCGTTCGAGCGCGACCGCCAGTTCGAGGTCGTGGGCGAGGCGAGCACCGCCGCCGAGGCTGTACGCCAGGCCGGTGCGCTGCACCCGGACGTGGTCATCATGGACCTGCGCCTGCCCGACGGCAGCGGCCTGGAGGCCACCCGCACGCTGCGCAAGTCCAGCGCCACCATGGGCATCGTCGTGCTGACCATGTACGCCGGCGACGACCAGCTCTTCGGCGCCCTGGAGGCCGGCGCGAGCGCCTTCGTGCCCAAGACCGCCCCCGCCGACGAGGTCGTCGCGGCGGCCCGCCACGCCGCCTCGGCGCCCAGCGCGTTCACCGCGGCCGACCTGGCCGAGGCGATGAAGCGGCGGCTGACCCCGAGCGGCCCGCAGCTGTCCCCGCGCGAGGGCCAGGTGCTCAAGCTGCTGGCCGAGGGCATGAGCGTGTCCGGGATCGCCAAGCAGCTGTTCGTCAGCGAGTCGACCGCCAAGACCCACATCTCGAAGCTGTACGAGAAGCTGGGCGCGGCCAACCGGGCCCAGGCCCTGATGACGGCGCTGCGCCTGGGCCTGCTGCAGGCTCCCGACGCCCCGAACCTGTCCTGA